A stretch of the Helicoverpa zea isolate HzStark_Cry1AcR chromosome 29, ilHelZeax1.1, whole genome shotgun sequence genome encodes the following:
- the LOC124643966 gene encoding UDP-glucosyltransferase 2-like, whose protein sequence is MKITLVLLLLCVTNSLAYKILCIFPAASKSHDHLSKGVVDALLKAGHEVTWATPFEKKNVPKNLRIIDLTATRAIVEGVDATDTDNHSISVVRNFTTVIARTASETPALRKVVVEEQFDAVITTWAVNDFDAGYAAIQQVPWILLSSVGVHPYLESIVDVVRSIPTTPMIIADGEVPMSWQRRWLNGLIYMLLTVDSWFDIPRQAALYESMYAPIAAARGVPLPPFLEAKHNVSILLVNSHESIGSPYSLPPNVVNIAGYHIDENPAPLPKDLQDLMDNSPQGVIYFSMGSIVRSTAMKPHTRDALIKMFSKLPYTVLWKFEEPLDNLPPNLHMRPWMPQTSILAHKNLRLFITHGGLLSTLEAIHAGVPLLAVPVFGDQPGNAERAQRTGYAVRVNYHENMAPELEVALNEMLSNDSYTKKVKHLSKLFRARPISPSKLISFYVELAIETKGAYHLRSLALQYSWHERWMLDFVLAVLGVLAALAWLIKFAVTACVRRFSGKKQSANKKKKN, encoded by the exons ATGAAGATCACACTAGTACTACTCCTGCTGTGCGTAACCAACAGCTTGGCTTACAAGATCCTGTGCATCTTCCCAGCAGCCTCTAAGAGTCATGACCATCTCTCTAAAGGTGTTGTCGATGCGTTGTTGAAGGCTGGCCATGAA GTGACTTGGGCGACCCCATTCGAAAAGAAGAATGTGCCGAAAAACTTAAGGATCATAGATCTCACTGCTACTCGGGCAATTGTTGAAG GCGTCGACGCAACGGATACAGACAACCACAGCATATCTGTCGTAAGAAACTTCACGACCGTAATCGCCAGGACCGCTTCGGAAACTCCAGCTCTTCGGAAGGTGGTAGTGGAAGAGCAGTTCGATGCGGTCATCACTACTTGGGCTGTCAATGACTTTGATGCTGG ATACGCAGCCATCCAGCAAGTTCCCTGGATCCTACTTAGCTCCGTCGGGGTCCATCCTTACCTGGAGAGCATAGTAGACGTGGTGAGGTCTATACCGACCACGCCAATGATCATCGCTGATGGAGAGGTCCCCATGAGCTGGCAGAGGAGGTGGTTGAACGGCCTCATTTATATGCTTTTGACTGTTGATAGCTG GTTCGACATTCCCCGTCAAGCAGCACTCTACGAGTCAATGTACGCTCCCATAGCGGCCGCCCGTGGGGTCCCCTTACCCCCATTCCTGGAAGCCAAGCATAACGTGTCCATACTCCTGGTGAACTCCCACGAGTCCATCGGCTCGCCATACAGCCTGCCTCCGAATGTCGTCAACATAGCTGGTTATCATATTGATGAGAATCCTGCTCCACTTCCTAAG GACCTACAAGATTTAATGGACAACTCCCCACAAGGCGTGATCTACTTCAGCATGGGGTCCATAGTGCGGTCCACAGCCATGAAGCCTCACACTCGAGACGCGCTCATCAAGATGTTCTCGAAGCTGCCTTACACCGTGCTGTGGAAGTTTGAGGAGCCTCTGGATAACCTGCCTCCTAATCTGCATATGAGGCCTTGGATGCCGCAGACTAGTATATTAG CACACAAAAACCTTCGCCTCTTCATCACCCACGGAGGCCTCCTCAGCACACTAGAAGCCATCCACGCAGGAGTCCCACTCCTAGCTGTACCGGTGTTCGGAGACCAGCCTGGGAACGCGGAGAGAGCACAGCGCACTGGTTATGCGGTTAGAGTGAACTACCATGAGAATATGGCTCCGGAATTGGAGGTTGCCTTGAATGAGATGCTGAGTAATGATtc GTACACCAAGAAAGTGAAGCATCTATCGAAGTTGTTCCGCGCTCGTCCCATCTCTCCGTCAAAACTGATCTCCTTCTACGTAGAGCTCGCTATTGAAACCAAAG GAGCATACCACCTCCGCTCTCTAGCACTACAGTACAGTTGGCATGAACGCTGGATGCTCGACTTCGTGCTCGCTGTGCTCGGCGTGCTCGCGGCGCTGGCGTGGCTCATCAAGTTCGCAGTCACTGCTTGCGTCAGAAGATTTAGCGGCAAAAAGCAGAGTGcgaataagaagaagaagaattaa
- the LOC124643965 gene encoding uncharacterized protein LOC124643965: MQTTVKKPSESKVKREKVTKDDATKVPQDDKLKKTSYTISTPRNFVQKSTTADIYGQKKKSVTQTAKTPRKSTGSYTASNVSPMKDLLKSSPSSTTQSARSESKMATPKTTSSRYSTPRSKDFGVAVNSPIVKRKLNMDLRSEGSFVKDLSKDKKERERSFIKDVPKDRKEKERSFIKDTPKSRKEKEGSFIKDTPKSRKEKEGSFIMDKGRKERERSFIKEKEVPRERKDKDTTKGSGERQRTKTRTLDESEVKMLNSNAANNSEMLNLAHKLSAKPKAFYIDLDDEKPSHSKKTPPNKLSSDEDMSYEDDFESYESDFDSYHSSTHSEQNASDERNEQAEDDDDDDDDDDDSESEAVETSKEVKDDENMLDSGSFDLRDRSANKSKPAVLDFILETAEVGEKPSSLTDEGFQEMSSSSAVSSIRTVHTDVLDRPLFIDFTKSKETRRKKRIGDRLRQRAKDLLSIITLHEMSYTLFEMKPISYDLYMATFGRSNYTQVAVQTFEDGISEEVQTDEVECEHKWTQHPVEFTKHDICIKQKVETRKYSKNMEDYLTKFTFLTTQNVDVEINNAINVDASYNTDPLRIYFEQKDGVGPNEMLPYETYKSKLKNKDYNTHRLGKFLKKIESRISNVLNSNSGNTELSELNISKYPFSKGYVSISPKLIKTEKLSFLNNTKISQMYFSETKSNLIMTVHKKGQNAQLKKCVICLWDISVAIREPIKLLTAIDNVALGRLKGSTDGYFVAALEDGSIHLWDLSEEPTWRDDVASDEKSTKVEEINEEGLTDFERHREWNKRNINVGFDEHSIPCALQSCAFTNSAYNMCGSDVTGRVVGLELAGDAHALLTQEGGRRIVGQVVTLQSIGVLTIWSIVQQKSKTVPPDIGKAYWSKMKLEKNQSINLLDHIDLPLKDPQNDEIKRNFNLNAAKRRILNKKQEKSILKKEFSRPKFAISFDFDTDSDRPTSAASAKIKRVLSVEKNVAENWESGVVCGGLKVMNWKDRDNYLIAKNCGEVLCCKRILGAVKVNKFCVATDASSVTCIEVSPHRLPYFLAATDAGTISVCSLVENRVLLTLDCRNIQPKDVEKYQSDHKGRYISSVSTKAHGDSGSRLSVTSLSWSHINPCCVFASLQDDSIVEWELSFSDIYAKCAHAAAARCCDAGDSTLALLTPEGEVQVHKLTNEHRTKEFLLLFEKYLALL, from the exons ATGCAGACTACAGTAAAGAAACCTAGCGAGTCAAAAGTAAAAAGAGAAAAGGTAACAAAAGACGACGCTACAAAAGTACCTCAAGATGATAAACTTAAAAAGACTTCTTACACCATTTCAACACCAAGGAACTTTGTTCAGAAATCCACTACCGCCGACATTTATGGGCAAAAGAAAAAAAGTGTTACACAGACTGCGAAAACACCTAGAAAGTCTACTGGTTCATATACGGCCAGCAATGTATCCCCAATGAAGGATTTACTAAAATCTTCACCTTCTTCTACTACCCAAAGTGCTCGAAGCGAATCCAAGATGGCCACGCCTAAAACCACGTCATCCAGATATTCGACACCAAGAAGTAAAGATTTTGGAGTCGCAGTCAATTCGCCAATTGTGAAACGAAAATTGAATATGGATTTGAGAAGTGAAGGCAGTTTTGTGAAAGATTTGTCCAAAGATAAGAAGGAGAGGGAGAGGAGTTTCATCAAAGACGTTCCCAAAGATAGGAAGGAAAAAGAAAGGAGTTTTATAAAAGATACTCCGAAAAGCAGAAAGGAAAAAGAAGGTAGTTTTATCAAAGATACTCCTAAAAGTAGAAAGGAAAAAGAAGGTAGTTTTATTATGGACAAAGGTAGAAAAGAGAGGGAACGgagttttataaaagaaaaagaagtacCCAGAGAAAGGAAAGATAAAGATACTACAAAAGGTTCAGGTGAAAGACAACGAACGAAAACGAGGACTTTAGATGAAAGTGAAGTTAAAATGTTGAATTCTAACGCGGCCAATAATTCTGAGATGCTCAATCTGGCACATAAGTTAAGCGCAAAGCCTAAAGCGTTTTACATTGACTTGGATGATGAAAAACCTAGTCACAGTAAAAAG ACACCACCAAACAAGCTTTCAAGTGATGAAGACATGAGTTACGAAGACGATTTCGAGAGCTACGAGTCAGATTTTGACTCTTATCACAGTTCCACACATAGTGAACAAAATGCCAGTGATGAGAGAAATGAACAagcggaagatgatgatgatgatgatgatgatgatgatgatagtgaaaGCGAAGCCGTTGAGACATCAAAGGAAGTGAAGGATGATGAAAATATGTTGGATTCAG GTAGCTTCGATCTCCGAGACCGTTCAGCAAACAAATCGAAGCCAGCAGTCTTAGACTTTATCCTGGAGACAGCAGAAGTCGGAGAGAAGCCTAGTTCCTTGACCGACGAGGGTTTCCAAGAGATGAGCAGCTCGAGCGCTGTGTCCAGCATCAGGACTGTTCATACTGATGTGCTTGACAG aCCACTTTTCATCGattttacaaaatcaaaagaaacacgCCGAAAGAAAAGGATAGGGGACAGATTAAGACAACGAGCCAAAGATCTCCTTAGCATAATAACTCTACATGAAATGTCATACACTTTGTTCGAAATGAAACCTATTTCGTACGACCTTTATATGGCAACATTTGGACGATCGAACTATACCCAAGTCGCTGTTCAGACGTTTGAAGATGGAATCTCAGAAGAGGTTCAAACAGATGAGGTTGAATGTGAACATAAGTGGACCCAACATCCAGTGGAATTCACAAAACATGATATTTGCATAAAGCAAAAAGTCGAAACTCgaaaatatagcaaaaatatGGAAGATTATTTAACTAAATTCACATTTTTGACGACTCAAAATGTCGATGTCGAGATAAATAATGCGATTAATGTAGATGCAAGTTATAATACAGATCcgttaagaatatattttgaaCAGAAAGATGGCGTCGGGCCCAATGAAATGTTGCCATATGAAACATATAAGTCgaaattaaagaataaagatTACAATACTCATAGACTCGGAAAGTTTTTGAAGAAAATCGAAAGTAGGATAAGTAACGTTTTGAACAGTAATAGTGGCAACACTGAATTATCCGAATTAAATATTTCGAAATACCCTTTTAGTAAAGGGTATGTTTCTATTTCTCCTAAGCTTATAAAAACAGAAAAACTATCATTTTTgaataacacaaaaatatctCAAATGTATTTTTCTGAAACGAAATCCAATTTAATAATGACGGTTCACAAAAAAGGTCAGAATGCGCAGCTGAAGAAGTGTGTTATTTGTCTATGGGATATTAGTGTTGCCATACGAGAACCCATAAAACTACTAACAGCCATAGATAATGTAGCTCTAGGAAGATTAAAAGGTAGTACAGATGGATATTTCGTCGCTGCTTTGGAGGATgg ATCAATACACCTATGGGATCTCTCAGAAGAACCAACATGGCGTGACGATGTTGCCAGTGACGAGAAATCTACCAAGGtagaagaaataaatgaagaagGCCTCACAGATTTCGAAAGACACCGGGAGTGGAATAAAAGGAATATTAACGTTGGTTTTGATGAG CACAGCATACCCTGCGCCCTACAATCATGCGCGTTCACAAACAGCGCGTACAATATGTGCGGTAGTGACGTCACAGGCCGTGTCGTCGGCTTGGAGCTGGCTGGTGACGCACATGCGCTACTCACACAGGAGGGCGGACGTAGGATTGTGGGACAg GTGGTAACACTACAAAGTATAGGCGTCCTAACAATATGGTCGATAGTACAGCAAAAGTCCAAAACCGTACCACCAGACATCGGTAAAGCTTACTGGTCCAAAATGAAACTCGAGAAAAATCAATCAATAAACTTACTAGACCACATTGATCTACCTTTAAAAGACCCACaaaatgatgaaataaaaagaaactttaATTTAAACGCAGCTAAAAgaagaatattaaataaaaaacaagaaaagtCGATACTTAAAAAAGAATTTTCTCGCCCAAAATTCGCCATtagttttgactttgacactGACAGTGACAGGCCAACAAGTGCTGCCAGTGCTAAAATTAAACGAGTGTTGTCAGTGGAAAAAAATGTTGCTGAAAACTGGGAAAGTGGTGTCGTTTGTGGGGGCTTGAAAGTAATGAATTGGAAAGATCGCGATAATTATTTGATTGCGAAGAACTGTGGGGAGGTTTTGTGTTGCAAGAGGATTCTTGGTGCGGTTAAAGTGAACAAGTTTTGTGTTGCAA CCGACGCATCATCAGTGACCTGCATAGAAGTGTCTCCGCATAGGCTGCCATATTTCCTAGCAGCTACTGATGCTGGTACCATCAGTGTGTGCTCACTGGTGGAGAACAGGGTCCTACTAACGCTGGATTGTAG GAACATCCAGCCGAAGGATGTTGAGAAATACCAGTCAGATCATAAAGGAAGATACATCAGCAGTGTGTCTACTAAAGCGCATGGCGATTCAGGCTCCAGG CTATCCGTAACATCCCTCTCCTGGTCCCACATTAACCCGTGCTGTGTGTTCGCGTCGCTACAAGACGACAGCATCGTCGAGTGGGAGCTATCCTTCAGCGACATCTACGCGAAGTGCGCGCACGCGGCCGCCGCAAGGTGCTGTGACGCCGGGGATAGTACACTG GCCCTGTTAACCCCAGAAGGAGAGGTGCAAGTCCACAAACTGACGAACGAACATCGAACCAAGGAGTTTTTACTACTCTTCGAAAAGTACCTCGcacttttgtaa